In the Synechococcus sp. Nb3U1 genome, one interval contains:
- a CDS encoding XdhC family protein, which translates to MEEGFYRQLAAMLSVGPLVVATVIRTQGSVPRQVGAKLALGADGRLLGTIGGGAGEAKVIAEAQTLVQTADAVGMEISIDLSGSPLGVCGGRMHIWLQQWQGSVAQALVAGILQALEDGTNQQLITPLEPQGWPYLSSEFQAISSPRLIGGSLVEPLTPSPTLLIVGAGHCGSPLAQIAHWAGFRIWIQDDRPEYITPERFPTAERLCPQAFSELTPDLSRRSELYIALLTRGYTLDCQILRTLHQAQLSYRYLGMIGSRRRVKTVLQTLAQEGIPASDFPCLHAPIGLEIHAETPAEIAISITAQLIQVRRAQN; encoded by the coding sequence GTGGAAGAGGGTTTTTATCGACAACTGGCTGCAATGCTCTCGGTGGGTCCGCTGGTAGTAGCCACCGTGATCCGTACGCAGGGATCCGTGCCGCGGCAGGTGGGGGCGAAACTCGCGCTGGGAGCCGATGGCCGTCTGTTGGGCACTATTGGGGGCGGTGCCGGAGAAGCCAAAGTGATTGCTGAGGCCCAGACCCTTGTGCAGACAGCCGATGCCGTCGGGATGGAGATCTCTATCGATCTGAGCGGCTCTCCCCTGGGCGTATGTGGGGGGCGAATGCACATTTGGCTGCAACAGTGGCAGGGATCCGTGGCCCAAGCGCTGGTGGCAGGGATTCTCCAAGCTTTGGAAGATGGGACTAACCAGCAATTGATCACCCCTCTGGAGCCACAGGGATGGCCCTATCTCAGCTCGGAGTTCCAGGCGATCTCGAGCCCTCGACTGATCGGCGGATCCCTGGTTGAGCCCCTCACCCCTTCCCCCACCCTGCTGATCGTCGGGGCTGGTCATTGTGGGAGCCCGTTGGCCCAAATAGCTCACTGGGCCGGGTTTCGCATTTGGATTCAAGATGACCGACCTGAATATATCACTCCAGAACGTTTCCCCACCGCCGAACGGCTTTGTCCGCAAGCATTTTCAGAACTGACCCCAGACCTCAGCCGCCGCTCAGAACTTTACATAGCCCTGCTCACTCGCGGCTACACCCTCGACTGCCAAATTTTGCGCACCCTCCACCAAGCTCAGCTGTCCTACCGCTACCTGGGCATGATCGGCAGCCGCAGGCGGGTGAAAACCGTGCTGCAAACCCTGGCCCAAGAAGGGATCCCTGCCAGCGATTTCCCCTGCCTCCATGCCCCGATTGGCCTGGAGATCCACGCCGAAACCCCTGCCGAAATCGCCATCAGCATTACCGCCCAACTGATCCAGGTACGTCGGGCGCAAAACTAA
- a CDS encoding DUF192 domain-containing protein, whose amino-acid sequence MAAKWRKITGYLSLALLLLGSGLGCTSSAGESSQVQVAEAAAHPSLGQPQQLAVEAEVTIAGQPFQLEVARTPEQQRIGLMFRTDLPEDRGMWFPFDPPRPTSFWMFNTLINLDIIFLYRGEVVYIAADVPGCPAQPCPTYGPPPSQLVDGVLEFRGGTAAGLGLQVGDPVEIRLLSP is encoded by the coding sequence ATGGCGGCAAAATGGCGCAAAATAACTGGCTACCTGAGTCTGGCTTTGCTGCTACTGGGATCCGGGCTGGGATGTACGTCTTCGGCAGGTGAATCCTCGCAAGTGCAGGTGGCCGAGGCAGCCGCCCATCCTTCTTTGGGACAACCTCAACAACTGGCAGTTGAAGCGGAAGTAACCATCGCGGGTCAACCCTTCCAGCTAGAAGTGGCCCGCACCCCCGAACAACAGCGCATTGGCTTGATGTTTCGCACCGATTTACCGGAAGACCGGGGCATGTGGTTCCCTTTTGATCCGCCTCGACCGACTTCCTTCTGGATGTTCAACACCCTGATCAACCTGGACATCATTTTTCTATACCGGGGAGAAGTGGTGTATATCGCCGCCGATGTGCCCGGTTGCCCGGCTCAACCCTGCCCAACTTATGGGCCGCCCCCTTCGCAGTTGGTGGACGGGGTACTGGAATTCCGTGGGGGCACGGCTGCGGGCCTTGGTTTGCAAGTGGGAGATCCCGTTGAGATTCGGCTCTTATCTCCCTAG
- a CDS encoding M15 family metallopeptidase, with translation MIGTLATVDLVELTRLDPTLKLDIRYARCDNFLGYPVYAQARAFLQRPAAEAVVRVHRRLEPEGLGLLIFDGYRPWSVTRIFWQAVAPSQRAFVADPARGSRHNRGCAVDLSLFDLATGQALEMPSDFDEMTERSHIDYPGGSEEARRNRARLQEAMAQEGFTVYVREWWHYDHPLWTRYPILDLSFEQLALEQDLPPAEPVEPCR, from the coding sequence ATGATTGGTACCCTAGCGACGGTGGATTTGGTTGAGCTGACCCGGTTGGATCCCACGCTGAAACTGGATATTCGCTATGCCCGCTGCGATAACTTTCTCGGCTATCCGGTGTATGCGCAGGCACGGGCTTTTTTGCAACGTCCGGCGGCGGAGGCGGTGGTGCGGGTGCATCGTCGCCTGGAACCAGAAGGGCTGGGGTTGCTGATCTTCGATGGCTATCGCCCTTGGTCGGTGACACGGATCTTTTGGCAGGCGGTTGCCCCTTCTCAGCGGGCTTTTGTGGCCGATCCCGCTAGGGGATCCCGCCATAATCGGGGCTGTGCGGTGGATTTGTCTTTGTTCGATCTCGCCACCGGCCAAGCGCTGGAGATGCCGAGCGACTTTGATGAAATGACGGAGCGCTCCCATATCGATTATCCAGGAGGATCAGAGGAGGCCCGCCGCAATCGGGCTCGACTGCAAGAAGCCATGGCCCAGGAGGGATTTACCGTTTATGTGCGGGAGTGGTGGCACTACGACCATCCCCTCTGGACTCGGTACCCGATTCTGGATTTGAGTTTTGAGCAGTTGGCTCTGGAACAAGATTTGCCTCCTGCAGAACCTGTCGAGCCATGCAGGTGA
- a CDS encoding TPM domain-containing protein: MDLPQPALPVLDLADQLTSTQETQLAQQLTKLEQDTGWKLRVLTQFDQTPGRQVKDYWGLNERSVLMVADPRGGNLLAFNVGDGVREVLPRTFWIELQSRFGNQFYVREHGSHRAIIETVNTLDRCFHQGGCRVVPGLPQEQWILTLVTSILGGFVFGFAGKPRHAEELFNWRWALLISPLWFILFGAFGIGPVVTRTTDWIPLLRNVMGFAAGALLIYLAPISRPVQDPQ; the protein is encoded by the coding sequence ATGGATTTGCCTCAGCCCGCCTTGCCGGTTTTGGATTTGGCGGATCAGTTGACCAGTACTCAAGAAACCCAACTGGCGCAACAACTCACCAAGTTAGAGCAAGACACGGGTTGGAAACTGCGGGTACTCACCCAGTTCGATCAAACGCCAGGCCGCCAGGTGAAAGACTATTGGGGCTTAAATGAGCGCAGTGTGCTGATGGTGGCGGATCCGAGGGGGGGGAACCTACTGGCTTTTAATGTGGGGGATGGGGTGCGAGAGGTTTTGCCGCGTACCTTTTGGATTGAGCTGCAATCTCGCTTTGGCAACCAATTTTACGTGCGGGAGCATGGTAGCCATCGGGCGATTATAGAGACCGTGAACACCTTAGATCGCTGCTTCCACCAGGGGGGTTGCCGGGTGGTACCCGGACTACCGCAAGAGCAGTGGATCCTGACGTTGGTGACCTCCATTTTGGGAGGTTTTGTCTTCGGGTTTGCCGGTAAACCCCGTCATGCGGAAGAACTATTCAACTGGCGCTGGGCCTTATTAATTTCCCCGCTCTGGTTCATTTTGTTCGGTGCATTTGGTATTGGCCCAGTGGTGACGCGCACTACCGACTGGATCCCGTTGTTGCGCAATGTCATGGGGTTTGCGGCGGGAGCTTTGTTGATTTACTTGGCACCCATCTCTCGCCCGGTTCAGGATCCCCAGTAG
- a CDS encoding serine hydrolase domain-containing protein produces the protein MPKLFPAAQVVIRQGGELLSARTFGYLDPGANTQPVQLETRFDLASITKLYTATACVSLIQTGHLHLEQPLSTLLPEWQGSRPICPYEDPLQPGQWIAVAAPDDGPISAEQVTLRQLLTHTSGLPAWRPLFRQPDAASARQMAINTFFSYRPGSRVIYSDIGFILLGFGLERLTEKGLDQILQNTVLDPLNLRHTQFFPLWVPFPNQPTCAPTEFCTWRQRRIIGQVHDENAARLGGIAAHAGLFASAENVAIFGESFLQGSLLKPETVAEMTREQVGGRGLGFALRSADPLASSSPFSASAFGHTGFTGTSLWVDPQRDLVVVLLTNAVYHGRHENGFQAFRVAAHQAILEGLS, from the coding sequence ATGCCTAAGCTTTTTCCAGCAGCGCAAGTAGTGATTCGGCAGGGTGGAGAACTCCTGTCGGCCCGCACCTTTGGATATCTGGATCCGGGGGCCAATACGCAACCTGTGCAGCTAGAAACCCGTTTTGACTTGGCCTCCATCACTAAGCTCTACACCGCCACCGCCTGCGTGAGCTTGATCCAAACCGGACACCTGCACTTGGAGCAGCCTCTCAGCACCCTGTTGCCAGAATGGCAGGGATCCCGCCCGATTTGCCCCTATGAGGATCCCTTGCAACCGGGGCAATGGATTGCGGTGGCAGCCCCGGATGATGGCCCAATTTCAGCAGAACAGGTCACTTTACGGCAGTTGCTCACCCATACCTCCGGCCTGCCCGCCTGGCGACCTCTATTTCGACAACCAGATGCCGCATCAGCCCGGCAGATGGCCATCAACACTTTTTTTTCCTACAGGCCGGGATCCCGTGTGATCTACAGCGATATCGGCTTCATTTTGCTGGGCTTCGGTCTAGAGCGCCTGACGGAGAAAGGGCTAGATCAGATCCTGCAAAACACCGTTCTGGATCCCCTCAATCTACGACACACTCAGTTTTTCCCTCTCTGGGTTCCGTTCCCCAACCAACCGACCTGTGCTCCCACCGAGTTTTGCACCTGGCGACAGCGCCGCATCATCGGGCAAGTTCATGATGAAAATGCCGCTCGCCTGGGAGGGATCGCTGCCCATGCCGGGCTATTTGCCTCCGCTGAAAATGTGGCAATCTTTGGGGAGAGTTTTTTGCAGGGATCCCTGCTCAAACCGGAAACCGTGGCAGAAATGACCCGTGAGCAGGTTGGGGGTCGGGGCTTGGGGTTTGCCTTGCGCTCTGCGGATCCCTTGGCCAGTAGCTCCCCCTTTAGCGCAAGCGCTTTTGGCCATACGGGGTTTACCGGAACTTCTCTGTGGGTCGATCCGCAGCGAGATCTGGTGGTAGTTTTGCTCACCAATGCCGTCTACCACGGTCGGCACGAAAATGGGTTTCAGGCTTTTCGGGTGGCGGCGCATCAGGCCATTCTAGAAGGGCTTTCTTGA
- a CDS encoding sulfite exporter TauE/SafE family protein: MVEEWVCLILFLATLTHGLSGFGLALVAVPLLQWVVSLQVATPLISLVSGMTVVAMALRYRHALEWGSLLRLAGGATVTIPLGVWAAAHWDEGWMTLILGILLVLYASYGLLGLRLPELGSPHWAWLFGGLSGFLSGMANIGGPPAIIYANCRRWDPERFKGNLQGLFLSNLGTVMLSHTLQGNYTPQVWRLLGLGLPAIVFGFLTGLWLARFVNPLQFRRLVLMSLVGIGLMLLWRSFWTPFGEG; this comes from the coding sequence ATGGTTGAGGAGTGGGTCTGTCTAATCTTATTTTTGGCCACCCTGACTCATGGGCTATCGGGCTTTGGTCTGGCGTTGGTGGCGGTGCCGCTGCTGCAATGGGTAGTCAGCTTACAGGTGGCGACGCCTTTGATCTCCTTGGTCTCGGGGATGACGGTAGTGGCCATGGCTTTGCGCTACCGACATGCCCTGGAGTGGGGATCCCTGCTGCGGTTGGCAGGAGGAGCTACGGTAACCATCCCCTTGGGAGTATGGGCAGCGGCTCACTGGGATGAAGGGTGGATGACGCTTATTTTAGGGATCCTCCTGGTTTTGTATGCCAGCTACGGACTTTTGGGGTTGCGGTTGCCAGAGCTGGGATCCCCCCACTGGGCCTGGTTGTTCGGCGGATTGTCGGGCTTTCTTTCTGGTATGGCCAATATCGGTGGCCCTCCGGCCATCATCTATGCCAACTGTCGCCGCTGGGATCCAGAACGGTTCAAGGGCAATTTGCAGGGATTGTTTTTGAGTAACCTAGGCACCGTCATGCTTAGCCATACCCTGCAGGGCAATTACACACCGCAAGTGTGGCGGTTACTGGGTTTAGGGCTACCGGCGATTGTCTTTGGTTTTCTCACCGGACTTTGGCTTGCCCGTTTTGTGAATCCCTTGCAGTTTCGTCGCCTGGTGCTGATGTCCTTGGTGGGGATCGGGTTAATGCTCCTGTGGAGATCTTTCTGGACACCTTTTGGTGAGGGATGA
- a CDS encoding serpin family protein, with translation MRLINPLNWPYKVVSRLPLLALLSLLLLGSRSVAQETPVRIPFEPTVTHGEGYGEQAVAQQAQTRFDLKLFDQLLQQAPEENLFFSPLSIRLALSMVYNGASGETQAAIAEVLEAEELSITELNWANTQLVRRLAESSHPSPGSDEEEANVRVQIANGFWVDQAITLRPQFLQALASYYQAVVNRVDLGSRQTVEDINTWVEDRTQGKIDRIVDRLSRDDLMVLLNAIYFKGEWTQQFDPDQTQLQPFTLPDGSQVEVPMMAQSGRYGYLETNLLQVVRLPYGEGEMEMLILLPQEDVDLDALRAELNPETWGEWMGSLRSRAGSVRIPKFNLAYETDLIPVLEQLGMGIAFSDRADFSPMTSEPAQISQVIHKAVIEVNEEGSEAAAVTGVIISRTATDREEPFQLVADRPFWFAIRDTETEAVLFMGSVVDPR, from the coding sequence ATGCGCCTGATCAATCCTTTGAATTGGCCCTATAAGGTCGTGAGTCGGCTCCCGCTCTTGGCGCTGCTCAGTCTATTGTTACTGGGATCCCGTTCGGTTGCGCAAGAAACCCCAGTGCGGATCCCGTTTGAACCAACAGTGACTCACGGGGAAGGGTATGGAGAACAAGCTGTGGCACAACAAGCTCAGACCCGTTTCGACCTGAAATTGTTTGATCAGTTGCTCCAGCAGGCTCCTGAAGAGAACCTCTTTTTCTCACCCTTGAGCATTCGTTTGGCTCTGAGCATGGTCTATAACGGTGCTTCTGGAGAGACCCAGGCTGCCATTGCCGAGGTTCTAGAAGCAGAAGAGTTGTCCATCACCGAGTTGAACTGGGCCAATACCCAATTGGTGCGCCGTTTGGCAGAAAGTTCTCACCCTTCTCCAGGTTCTGACGAGGAAGAGGCTAACGTGCGAGTGCAAATTGCCAATGGATTCTGGGTGGATCAAGCCATCACCTTGCGGCCACAGTTTTTACAAGCTCTGGCCAGCTATTACCAAGCGGTGGTGAACCGGGTGGATCTCGGATCCCGGCAAACTGTAGAAGACATCAACACTTGGGTGGAGGATCGCACCCAAGGCAAGATCGACCGCATTGTCGATCGTCTTAGCCGCGATGATCTGATGGTGTTGCTGAATGCCATCTATTTTAAGGGGGAGTGGACGCAGCAGTTTGATCCCGACCAAACACAATTGCAGCCCTTTACCCTCCCAGATGGCAGCCAGGTAGAGGTGCCGATGATGGCTCAATCCGGTCGTTATGGCTACCTGGAAACCAATCTGCTACAAGTGGTGCGTCTGCCTTACGGGGAAGGGGAAATGGAGATGCTGATCCTCTTGCCGCAGGAGGATGTGGATCTAGATGCGCTGCGAGCAGAGCTCAACCCAGAAACGTGGGGTGAGTGGATGGGATCCCTGCGGTCACGGGCGGGTTCGGTACGGATCCCGAAATTTAACCTGGCCTATGAGACCGATTTGATCCCCGTTTTAGAGCAATTGGGCATGGGAATTGCCTTTTCCGACCGTGCCGATTTTAGCCCAATGACTTCTGAACCGGCCCAGATCAGCCAAGTGATCCATAAGGCCGTTATTGAAGTAAACGAAGAGGGATCCGAAGCGGCGGCGGTTACCGGGGTGATCATCTCTCGTACGGCCACTGATCGCGAGGAACCTTTCCAATTGGTGGCGGATCGCCCCTTCTGGTTTGCCATCCGAGATACAGAAACGGAGGCGGTGCTGTTTATGGGATCGGTGGTGGATCCCCGGTAA